A window of Daucus carota subsp. sativus chromosome 2, DH1 v3.0, whole genome shotgun sequence genomic DNA:
GATCCTGAACTGTCACAAACTTTCGTTTCACCTGGGAATCAACACCTGGAACAAGAGtacaagaaaaaaaagatataaatgCAGAagcaatttaaaaattattcacaAAACAAGAAATGTAGCAAAGTACAGTTTAATTACCTTCAAAAAATGAAGTCCTTGGCCTTACAATTACATGGGGTTGGGTCTGCCTTAAAGGCTCAATCGACTTGTCAATAACCGTGTCGACATACATATCTAAGTAAGAACCATTGCTCATACCTTGTCCAAGACGAATTGCATCTGCATCCGTATCAATTAATTTCCAGCCACCGCCTTGTTTCTTTACATATACTCCTCCAATTTCATTATATCCAAGGTCATCTTTTACATATTCCATGATTACCGTGTAGGAAAATTTATCAGGGTCAACAGCTTCAGCAATGGTGAAACAGCTTCCACGAGAGTACTTGTTTTTCTGAAACTCTCCCTTGTGGTAGAACCTGAGAAAAAAATAGTTGTCTGCCATTTCCTGAAAATAAGATAAACAACACAAGGTCATTAGTccacatatttttcttatataaacaGAGCATGAGTTAACAAGTAAATCAGTAATCACTACAAGAAGAAATCATTACAAACAAAGCATTCATTACAAACAAAAGTATTCATTGAATTacaagaaaaggaaaatgaCATAGCAAAAACTAGGAACATTAATCAGTCTAATTCATTCAATATCTTCATCATCAGCTTCATCTCCACTAAACGATTCACGGCACATTTCACCCGGCATGTCATCCCTGCACCAACTAACATCATCACGCTGGTTCTGCATTTTAAAGTTCAATCCTGTATCATGCACAGTGGGTCCATAAACATCCTCCAAGACATCAGTTTCGATGCCTATATTATCGTACTCCTTAGGTAATTTCTTTACAACAAAATGCAGATTATTTTCAATACAATCTTGAATATAGAAAATTTGTTGTACTTGAGTAGCTAGAACAAaaggatcatccttttgaatatttttagaGAAATTGACGCGTGTAAGGCCATAACAGTCCTTATCCTTTTCATACCAACAACATCTGAATAGAACTACTGTGATTGCTCCCCAATAATCTACTTCAATAATTTCTTCGATTGCTCCAAAGTAAGTAACATCCCTAATTGTTGGATTTTTATCTTTAGAACTCGCAAAACAGGTGGTTAGTGCTGTCAAAATGACACCGCTATTTTGTGTAGTACACTTGGCATCTCTTTTCTTGGTATGGAATCTGAACCCATTTACGACATGGGCAGAATACTTTTTAGCTGCGCGTTGAGGGCCCCTTGACAAATTTAACAATTCTGATGAAGGTTCTTTCAATTTCTGCACCTCATCTTTCAACCAGTGGTGAAATTCTACTGTATGTGATTTTTCTCTTGCATATTTCTTTGACTTCCCATGACTTTCAATTAAGGTATGATGTTCCCTATTATTTAGAcaacaaattttaatacaaCATTGTACTAGTTTAAGGAATAACTACTTTATTTACTTAAATAAATACTAGGAACATATATATAAGAACGTACCCAAGTAGCTTTTCAATTTCTATGTTTCCACAGTTGAAAAGCACATATCGATGAACCTTAATCCAATCCTTGTCTTCCAACTCTACTGATTTACCATCTTTGTTTCTTCTTGACCCAATTGAGTATCCAACATGTATGTTTTGTTCATTCTTAGTTTTGATAGTATCATTTAGAAATCTAGAACAAAACGTGATACACTCATCTGCCAAATACCCTTCAGCCATGGACCCCTCCGGTTTACTCCTATTGCGGACATAAGATTTCAATTTGCACAGGTATCGCTCAATTCCGAACATCCATCTAAGGTGCACTGGTCCTCCAAATTCCAGTTCCTTACACAAATGAACTGGAAGGTGAACCATGATGTCGAAAAAGGCAGGTGGAAAGATTGTTTCTAACTGACAGAGGATTTCAATTATTTCCTCTTGCAACTTAGGAATATCCTCCAGGTCAATCACTTTGCCGCATAAACCCCTAAAAAAAGCACTCAATCTCAGCAAAGCCACTGCAACCTCTGGTTTTGAGGTCTTTACGACAGCAAATTGTAGTAAATACTGAAGCATAAAGTGTGCATCGTGACTTTTATACCCAAATATCTTTCTTTCAGCAATATGTACGCAGCGACTAATATTAGATGCAGTTCCATGTGGAAGCTTTGCATTCTTGAAAACTGAGCAGAAAAGCTCCTTTTCTTTTTTAGTCATGTCAAAAATTGCGGCCCTGATTTCATATTGATTGGTATCACCAATTCTGATAGGGTGAAGAGCCTTACGAATACCCATTTCCTGTAGATCTTTTCGAGCACTGAGATGATCTTTCGTCCTACCGCCAAGATTCAACAGAGTCCCTAATATTTtatcacaaatatttttttctatgtGCATTAGATCTAGATTATGCCTAACCAGGTTTTCCCTCCAATAtggtaattcaaaaaatatggaCTTCTTTTTAAAGGGACACCCTGTCTCTCGTTTCCTTTTCTTTAAATCTCGCTTTCCGAAacaattctcatatccaaataaTAGTTCTTCAATGTCCATTCCAGACAATGGAGGTGGAGATACATCTGTTTCGACCATACCATTGAATCTTTTACAGTCGTACCTAAGCTTGTGGCCAGGAGGAAGGAACTTTCTATGATTCATGTAGACAACTTTTCGACTATGTTTCAAATAGGTTGAAGAAGTACAATAGTGGCAATTGGGACAACCTAACTTACCTTTCGTGCTCCACCCCGATAAAACTGCATACCCCGGAAAATCACTGATGGTCCATAATAGACTCGCGTGCAACGTAAAGGTCTGGTCAGCGTGGGAATCATAAGTTTCTAAACCTATGTCCCATAATTCTTTTAACTCTGCAACCAGTGGCTGCAAATACACATCTATGTCGTTACCAGGGTACTCAGGACCCGGTATTAGTGttgataaaatcaaattttctgGTTTCATAATCAACCAAGGAGGAAGATTATAATTGACCAGAACAACTGGCCAGGTGGAGTGACTTATATTCATTGATCGGTAAGGATTGACACCATCTGCAGCTAATCCTAACCTCACATTTCGAATTTCTGCTACAAATTTTGGATGACTAGCATCCATTGACCTCCACCCCTCTGCATCCGCTGGATGCCTTAACTTTCCGTCTTTTGTTCGCCCCACTGCATGCCACTTCATGAGTTCAGAATACTCTTTACACATGAAAAGCCGTTGCAACCTTGGTTTTAGTGGAAAGTATCTCAAGACTTTTGCGGGAATCTTAGAGCTGTTTTCTTGTACTTTAGTAGAAAAAGGTGCACGGTTATCTTTCTTAGGGACTACCCACCTTGACGCCCCACAAAATTTACACTtaatttcatctttgttttCAGACCAATATAACATGCAACCGTTCGGACAAGCATGTATCTTTTCATAATCAAGGCCTAAATCTCTAATCATTTTTTTGGCAACACTAAAATAAGAAGGCAGGTTTACATTCGGGAAAGCTTCCTTCAACAATTGTAAAATACCGCTGAATGCAGACTCGGTAAAACCATGACTGCACTTTAATTGGTAAAGTCTGACTATGAAGCCTAATTGCGTGAAATTTTCAGACCCGGGAAACAGAGGTTGTTTCCCTTCCTGAACAAGCTTATAGAAGTCTTTTGCAGCTTTATTCATTCCATTTCTAGCTCTACCTTCATTGCGAAtcatttcatcaaaatcatcaccTAGGCCTATACACATATCAGAATCATCCATCCCTACATCATTAGGCTTTCTAAACTTGTCGGTTGACACTTCAAATATCCAATTACTAAATGATGGACAAGGACCATTAAACACGAGATGTTCATATACATTGTCCGGAGAAATCCAGAAACGGTTACTACAATCTTTGCAAGGGCAGCGTAATTCATTTCCTATGGAGAAATTA
This region includes:
- the LOC108204170 gene encoding uncharacterized protein LOC108204170, yielding MTWISLPKHSEGYSNGATHFVRNAFDNFSIGNELRCPCKDCSNRFWISPDNVYEHLVFNGPCPSFSNWIFEVSTDKFRKPNDVGMDDSDMCIGLGDDFDEMIRNEGRARNGMNKAAKDFYKLVQEGKQPLFPGSENFTQLGFIVRLYQLKCSHGFTESAFSGILQLLKEAFPNVNLPSYFSVAKKMIRDLGLDYEKIHACPNGCMLYWSENKDEIKCKFCGASRWVVPKKDNRAPFSTKVQENSSKIPAKVLRYFPLKPRLQRLFMCKEYSELMKWHAVGRTKDGKLRHPADAEGWRSMDASHPKFVAEIRNVRLGLAADGVNPYRSMNISHSTWPVVLVNYNLPPWLIMKPENLILSTLIPGPEYPGNDIDVYLQPLVAELKELWDIGLETYDSHADQTFTLHASLLWTISDFPGYAVLSGWSTKGKLGCPNCHYCTSSTYLKHSRKVVYMNHRKFLPPGHKLRYDCKRFNGMVETDVSPPPLSGMDIEELLFGYENCFGKRDLKKRKRETGCPFKKKSIFFELPYWRENLVRHNLDLMHIEKNICDKILGTLLNLGGRTKDHLSARKDLQEMGIRKALHPIRIGDTNQYEIRAAIFDMTKKEKELFCSVFKNAKLPHGTASNISRCVHIAERKIFGYKSHDAHFMLQYLLQFAVVKTSKPEVAVALLRLSAFFRGLCGKVIDLEDIPKLQEEIIEILCQLETIFPPAFFDIMVHLPVHLCKELEFGGPVHLRWMFGIERYLCKLKSYVRNRSKPEGSMAEGYLADECITFCSRFLNDTIKTKNEQNIHVGYSIGSRRNKDGKSVELEDKDWIKVHRYVLFNCGNIEIEKLLGEHHTLIESHGKSKKYAREKSHTVEFHHWLKDEVQKLKEPSSELLNLSRGPQRAAKKYSAHVVNGFRFHTKKRDAKCTTQNSGVILTALTTCFASSKDKNPTIRDVTYFGAIEEIIEVDYWGAITVVLFRCCWYEKDKDCYGLTRVNFSKNIQKDDPFVLATQVQQIFYIQDCIENNLHFVVKKLPKEYDNIGIETDVLEDVYGPTVHDTGLNFKMQNQRDDVSWCRDDMPGEMCRESFSGDEADDEDIE